The following proteins come from a genomic window of Lolium rigidum isolate FL_2022 chromosome 5, APGP_CSIRO_Lrig_0.1, whole genome shotgun sequence:
- the LOC124652094 gene encoding ubiquitin carboxyl-terminal hydrolase 8-like — MKVLSLIMNDYTAAFTLRKADDLAVPPDAPAKAGARSYALVAADLFDKARAWHLDSLKSNSKNVLLTEEASVNIYPIMLRVSVTRGTNALTVKISKKDNSAENFKRANKILIPDPEPVHIWDFSGRTTFILMNEWNRIPQDPRSSDQEMPLEIQFYDISEPTANGASGKKDELALTMGSSALSNGSMMDMDLDSSGGICKQVGSGLIGLDNLGNTCFMNSAVQCLAHTSKLVDYFLADYHKEINTHNPLGMKGELAYSFGDLLRKIWAIDGTSFPPRQFKTRLARFAPQFNGFNQHDSQELLAFLLDGLHEDLNRVKCKPYSEAKDADGRPDEEVADEYWGNHLARNDSIIVDTCQGQYKSTLVCPLCKKVSITFDPFMYLSLPLPSTATTTRTMTVTVFSTDGTTGPCPYTVNVSQSGYTKTLIDALSNACSLRDDERLLVAEVYNGSLIRYLEEPSEVISLIRDGDRLVAYRLPKGSEDAPIVVFKNERMESSLSSFGRKSWKSFGTPLVSNLPETINGRTIYDLFLKVLTPFGALKDDMSDADQITGKSSPVNGTSDIEMSSDAAERSSINNNAGEDDIMTEGGMEFFLNSDRFPNPRMKIEMDQTVTVSNPKKRLLVSVSWQDNGLKQYNLDSLNSLPEVFKAVIVARRPQETCSLYACLEAFIKEEPLGPEDMWYCPGCKEHRQASKKLDLWRLPEILIIHLKRFSYSRYTKNKLDTFVDFPIHDLDLSRYIRDRSGQMLNHYQLYAVSNHYGGMGGGHYTAYVYHEGKKKWYDFDDRCVQGLEKEDNIKTSAAYVLFYRRVKGGSSLDRETTTIESDCTT, encoded by the exons ATGAAGGTGCTCAGCCTCATCATGAACGACTACACCGCCGCCTTCACCCTCCGCAAGGCCGACGACCTCGCCGTCCCGCCCGACGCGCCCGCCAAGGCCGGGGCCAGGAGCTAcgcgctcgtcgccgccgacCTCTTCGACAAGGCGCGCGCATG GCATTTGGATTCTCTAAAGTCTAATAGCAAAAATGTATTGCTTACTGAAGAGGCATCTGTAAATATTTATCCTATCATGCTTAGAGTTTCTGTAACTCGAGGTACAAATGCACTAACGGTGAAGATCAGCAAAAAG GACAACTCAGCCGAGAACTTCAAAAGAGCAAACAAGATTCTGATTCCGGACCCTGAGCCG GTTCACATATGGGATTTCTCTGGGCGAACAACTTTCATATTGATGAATGAATGGAACCGTATACCCCAAGATCCTCGGTCTTCTGACCAGGAG ATGCCTCTGGAAATACAATTCTATGATATATCAGAACCTACAGCTAACGGTGCTTCTGGGAAAAAAGATGAGTTAGCATTAACAATGGGTAGCTCAGCTTTGAGCAATGGCAGCATGATGGACATGGATCTGGATTCATCAGGGGGAATCTGTAAGCAAGTTGGCTCTGGTTTAATAGGATTAGACAATCTTGGAAACACATGTTTCATGAACAGTGCAGTCCAGTGCTTGGCTCATACTTCAAAGCTAGTTGACTATTTTCTTGCTGATTACCACAAGGAAATAAACACCCATAACCCACTGGGGATGAAG GGTGAGCTCGCTTATTCATTTGGAGATTTATTGAGGAAGATATGGGCTATCGATGGAACCTCATTTCCACCTCGCCAGTTTAAGACAAGACTTGCACGCTTTGCCCCCCAATTCAATGGCTTTAACCAACATGATTCACAG GAGCTTCTTGCTTTCTTATTGGATGGACTCCATGAAGATTTGAATCGTGTCAAATGTAAACCCTATTCTGAAGCAAAGGATGCAGATGGCCGTCCAGATGAAGAGGTCGCAGATGAGTACTGGGGCAACCATTTAGCCCGAAATGATTCCATTATAGTTGATACCTGCCAG GGCCAATACAAGTCCACATTAGTTTGCCCACTTTGCAAGAAAGTGTCTATAACGTTCGACCCATTTATGTATTTATCGTTGCCCCTGCCTTCAACTGCAACCACAACGAGAACAATGACTGTAACAGTCTTTAGTACTGATGGCACTACTGGGCCATGTCCTTACACTGTGAATGTGTCTCAATCTGGATATACCAAGACACTCATTGATGCATTAAGCAATGCTTGTTCTCTGAGAGACGATGAGCGCCTCCTGGTTGCTGAG GTTTACAATGGTTCTCTTATCCGGTACTTGGAGGAACCTTCTGAAGTCATCTCCTTGATTAGAGATGGAGATCGCTTGGTTGCATATCGACTTCCGAAAGGCAGTGAAGATGCTCCTATAGTGGTGTTCAAAAACGAACGTATGGA GTCCTCCCTCTCTAGCTTCGGTAGGAAGTCTTGGAAGAGTTTTGGCACTCCTCTTGTGTCAAATCTTCCTGAGACAATCAATGGGCGTACAATCTATGATCTTTTCCTAAAGGTTCTGACTCCATTTGGAGCATTAAAAGATGATATGTCGGATGCTGATCAAATAACTGGCAAAAGCAGCCCTGTTAATGGAACTTCAGACATCGAGATGAGCTCTGATGCTGCAGAGCGCTCCAGCATAAATAATAATGCTGGTGAGGATGACATAATGACTGAAGGTGGCATGGAGTTTTTCTTGAATAGTGATAGGTTTCCAAACCCACGCATGAAAATAGAAATGGATCAAACTGTTACAGTTTCAAACCCGAAGAAACGTTTGCTTGTGTCTGTGAGTTGGCAGGATAATGGTCTGAAGCAATACAACCTTGATTCTTTGAATTCTCTTCCAGAGGTTTTCAAGGCTGTGATAGTTGCAAGGAGACCACAGGAAACCTGTTCTCTATATGCATGCCTTGAAGCATTTATAAAGGAGGAACCATTGGGCCCAGAGGATATGTG GTATTGCCCAGGTTGTAAAGAACATCGGCAAGCTAGTAAGAAACTAGACCTCTGGAGGTTACCAGAAATCCTGATAATACACCTGAAAAGATTCTCATACAGTCGGTACACAAAGAACAAGCTAGATACATTTGTGGACTTCCCAATTCATGATCTTGACTTGTCGAGGTATATCCGCGACAGAAGTGGGCAGATGTTGAATCACTATCAACTGTATGCTGTTAGTAACCACTATGGAGGCATGGGAGGCGGTCACTACACTGCGTATGTTTAT CATGAGGGAAAAAAGAAGTGGTATGACTTTGACGACCGTTGTGTCCAGGGTCTTGAAAAGGAGGATAATATAAAGACTTCGGCGGCTTATGTTCTTTTCTATAGGAGGGTAAAGGGTGGTAGTAGCTTAGATAGAGAAACAACAACAATAGAATCTGATTGCACAACATGA